A stretch of DNA from Cottoperca gobio chromosome 18, fCotGob3.1, whole genome shotgun sequence:
CAGCCGATGCTTCACCAACAGTtactacaaaaaaagaaactacaCCATCTATCGCAACATTacccacaacacaaacagtgtcccctactacacagacacaacctGTTATACCCACGATAGGATCTGCGATGATGTCAACCCAAAGTAAATCAGTTGATGTTTCACCAACAGTGACAAcaactacacagacacaatctAATCTTCCCAAAACAGGATCAGCTAAAACATCAACCCAAAGTACATCAGATAATGTTTCACCAACAGTGACTACAACACAACAAACTACACCATCTATTAAAACATTATCCAGAACACAAACAGTGCCTTCAACTATACAGACTCAATCTGTTCCGGCCAAAATTGGATTAGCTACAACGTTAACCCAAAATACATCAGCCGATACGTCTCCAACAGTTACTACAAAACAAGAAACTACACCATCTATCGCTACAttatccacaacacaaacagtgtcccctaatacacagacacaacctGTTTTACCAACGATAAAATCAGCAACAACCCAAAGTACATCAGCCAATATTTCGCCAATAGTGAATACAACACGACAATCTACAACATCTATTACAGCATTatcagcaacacaaacagtgtcGCCAACTGAACAGACAAAATCTGTTCAGCCCACAATAGGATCTTCAACGACGTCAACCCAAAGTACATCAGCCAATACTTCACCAACAGTTACTACAACAAAAGAAGCTACACCATCTATTGCAAAGTTATCCACAATACAAACAGTGTCCCCtactacacagacacaacctATTATACCCACGATAGGATCAGCAACAACCCAAAGTACATCAGCCGATATTTCACCGACAGTaaatacaacacaacaaactACAACATCTTTTACAGCATTATCcgcaacacaaacagtgtcccctactacacagacacaacctGTTATACCCACGATAGGATCTGCGATGACGTCAACCCAAAGTACATCAGTTGATGTTTCACCAACAGTGACTAcaactacacagacacaatctAATTTTCCCAAAACAGGATCAGCTAAAATATCAACCCAAAGTACATCCGATAATGTTTCACCAACAGTGACTACAACACAACAAACTACACCATCTATTGCAACATTATCcagaacacaaacactgtcccctactacacagacacaacctGTTTTACCAACGATAAGATCAGCAACAACCCAAAGTACATCAGCCGATATTTCACCAAGAGTAAATACAACATCTATTACAGCGTTATCCGCAACACGAACAGTGACCCcaactacacagacacaatctgTTCAGCCCACAATAGGATCCACAATGACGTCAACCCAAAGTACATCAGCCGATACGTCTCCAACAGTTACTACAAAACAAGAAACGACACCATCTATAGCAACAttatccacaacacaaacagtgtcccCTATTACACAGACACAACCTGTTGTACCAACGATAGGATCAGCAACAACCCAAAGTTCATCATCCGATATTTCACCAAAAGTGAATACAACATCTATTACAGCATTATCCGCAACACAAACAATGTCCCcaactacacagacacaatctAAAATTTCCAAAACAGGATCAGCTACAACATCAACCCAAAGTGCATCAGATAATGTTTCGCCAATCGTGAATACGACACAAAAAAATATACCATCAATTGCAACATtatcaacaatacaaacactATCCCCAACTAAACAGACACAATTTGTTTTGCCCACAATAAGATCTGTAATGACTTCAAAATTTAGTACAACAAATAATGTTTCACCAACAATGACTACAACACGACAAACTATGCCATCAATTGCAACAttatccacaacacaaacagtgtccccaactacacagacacaatctgTTCCGGCCACAATTGGATTAGCTACAACGTCAACCCAAAGTACATCAGCCGATGCTTCACCAACAGTTACTACAAAACAAGAAACTACATCATCTAATGCAACATTATCCACAGCACAAATATTGTCCCCAACTACACAGACACTATCTGTTCCGGCCACAATTGGATTAGCTACAACGTCAACCCAAAGTACATCAGCCGATGCTTCACCAACAGTTACTATAACAAAAGAAACTACACCATCTATTGTAACATTATTCACAATACAAACACCGTCCCCAACTACACAGACAAAATCTGTTCAGTCCACAATAGGATCTGCAATGACTTCAACCCAAAGTACATCAGCTCATGTTTCACCAAATGTCACTACGACACAACAAAATACACCATCAATTGCAACATtatcaacaatacaaacactATCCCcaactacacagacacaatctgTTCCGGCCACAATTGGATTAGCTACAACGTCAACCCAAAGTACATTATCTAATGTTTCACCAACAGTGACTACAACACAAAAAACTGCACAATTTCTTTCAACATTATCCACAATACAAACAGTGTCCCCtactacacagacacaacctGTTTTACCAACGATAAGATCAGCAACAACCCAAAGTACATCAGCCGATATTTCACCAACAGTAAATACAACATCTATTACAGCGTTATCCGCAACACGAACAGTGACCCcaactacacagacacaatctgTTCAGCCCACAATAGGATCCACAATGACGTCAACCCAAAGTACATCAGCCGATACGTCTCCAACAGTTACTACAAAACAAGAAACGACACCATCTATAGCAACAttatccacaacacaaacagtgtcccCTATTACACAGACACAACCTGTTATACCAACGATAGGATCAGCAACAACCCAAAGTTCATCATCCGATATTTTACCAAAAGTGAATACAACACGACAGTCTACAGCATCTATTACAGCATTATCCGCAACACAAACAATGTCGCcaactacacagacacaatctgTTCAGCACACAATAGGATCCGCAATGACGTCAACCCAAAGTACATCAGCCGATACTTCACCAACAGTTACTACAACACGACAAACTACAACATCTATTACAGCAttatccacaacacaaacagtgtccccaactacacagacacaatctAAAATTCCCAAAACAGGATCAGCTACAACATCAACCCAAAGTGCATCAGATAATGTTTCGCCAATCGTGAATACGACACAAAAAAATATACCATCAATTGCAACATtatcaacaatacaaacactATCCCCAACTAAACAGACACAATTTGTTTTGCCCACAATAAGATCTGTAATGACTTCAAAATTTAGTACAACAAATAATGTTTCACCAACAATGACTACAACACGACAAACTATGCCATCAATTGCAACAttatccacaacacaaacagtgtccccaactacacagacacaatctgTTCCGGCCACAATTGGATTAGCTACAACGTCAACCCAAAGTACATCAGCCGATGCTTCACCAACAGTTACTACAAAACAAGAAACTACATCATCAATTGCAACATtatcaacaatacaaacactATCCCcaactacacagacacaatctgTTCAGCCCACAATAGGATCCACAATGACGTCAACCCAAAGTACATCAGCCGATACGTCTCCAACAGTTACTACAAAACAAGAAACGACACCATCTATAGCAACAttatccacaacacaaacagtgtcccCTATTACACAGACACAACCTGTTATACCAACGATAGGATCAGCAACAACCCAAAGTTCATCATCCTATATTTTACCAAAAGTGAATACAACACGACAGTCTACACCATCTATTACAGCATTATCCGCAACACAAACAATGTCGCcaactacacagacacaatctgTTCAGCACACAATAGGATCCGCAATGACGTCAACCCAAAGTACATCAGCCGATACTTCACCAACAGTTACTACAACACGACAAACTACAACATCTATTACAGCATTATCCACAACACTAACTGACACATCAACATTACAAATTACACATCCAACAGGCAACCCCTATGCTTCACAACCACAAACATTTGTCCCCAGCAAAGCACCATACAGCACTGCATCTTTAAACCCCACACCCCTACTATCCTACTCAACAGCAGAATCAGTTCATTCACCTCAGACCAACAACACTACATATGTGGTAACAACCTTGACGACGACCTTTACGTCTGTATCAACAAATGAGACACCTCCCCAAAGTCCAGGTATTAATATTGTTAACAAGACAGTAAGCAGTTCTATGCTAACAAACACGTCAACTGCTCCTCCAGCAACTGTGCCATTCAGCTTCATGCCATCACCTGGACTTGTGTCTCAAACTTCCGACTCCCAAAAACCTGTGACAACAGTGACAAATGATGCCACAGACTCCATTTCTCTTCAGCCCTCGTCATTTTCCTTGGATGCATCAACCCTAAATCCTGCCGatgacaacacaacacagcagcaaGTTGATCATAATTCTGTTTCCTTATCTAGGGgaaatgcaatgtttttcaaatataGCCCCAACATTGCTGCTGTAAGGCCCCTTGTATTTGATCACCTAACTGTGATCTGGACCACATTTCCAGTTTCAGAAGCCTTCAATGCAGACTCTGAGGAACAACATGAGCCAGATCAGAACAACACAAGTGAAGTAATTACAAATTAAAGCTTGATACACACTCTGtcatgtatgtaaatataatgcTACAGCCTGTATGTAAGAAGCTTAACATCATAGCTAGGTAACAAAATCTTCCTACTTACATAACATGTTCTATCTCATTTATTTAACCTTTGCTTTAAAGGGGCTGGTAGGTAAATTTTGTTGTTCTGTAGTaaattttctttctctttcaattTCACAGATTCCCACATTGCCACCAGAAGTCTGAATTGAACTGAAGGCTTAAAATCCTTATTTTGAGTCTGACCAATGATAACCTAGACCTACCAACAGTGAGACACTACACGCTCATGTTCATtcaggaaaatgtcaacaaagATGGATTGCCCTGAAACGCTTTCAAACTATCACatccaacaataaaacaaattgaaa
This window harbors:
- the LOC115023781 gene encoding cell wall protein DAN4-like is translated as MTSKFSTTNNVSPTMTTTRQTMPSIATLSTTQTVSPTTQTQSVPATIGLATTSTQSTSADASPTVTTKQETTSSIATLSTIQTLSPTTQTQSVQPTIGSTMTSTQSTSADTSPTVTTKQETTPSIATLSTTQTVSPITQTQPVIPTIGSATTQSSSSYILPKVNTTRQSTPSITALSATQTMSPTTQTQSVQHTIGSAMTSTQSTSADTSPTVTTTRQTTTSITALSTTLTDTSTLQITHPTGNPYASQPQTFVPSKAPYSTASLNPTPLLSYSTAESVHSPQTNNTTYVVTTLTTTFTSVSTNETPPQSPGINIVNKTVSSSMLTNTSTAPPATVPFSFMPSPGLVSQTSDSQKPVTTVTNDATDSISLQPSSFSLDASTLNPADDNTTQQQVDHNSVSLSRGNAMFFKYSPNIAAVRPLVFDHLTVIWTTFPVSEAFNADSEEQHEPDQNNTSEIPTLPPEV